ACGGCGAGGGGCGGAGCAAATACGCCGCCTTGCCGGCGTTCGCCCAGTGCGTCGAAAAGCATCGGCGGTTTCATGCCGAAGCCGGCCAGGTGGCCGAGGCGATCAATGCCGGACTCTATACCCAGGCCGAAGGCCTGCTCGGCGCCGGCTCGCCCTACAGCCAGGCCACCAACGAAACCTGCAATGCCATCCGGCTGCTGAAGAAAGAGGCCGGCATCTAAAATGCCGCAAGGCGCGCCCTTCATCGTTGCCATTCCTGCCCGCTACGGCTCCACGCGGCTGCCGGGCAAGCCGCTGCGGACCATCGCCGGCGTGCCGATGGTGGTGCGGGTGGCCGAGCGGGCGCTGCAGGCCGGCGCGGCACAGGTGCTGGTGGCCACGGACGATGCGCGCATCGCCGGGGCGCTGGCCGGACGCGGCGTCGAGGTGTGCATGACCCGCGCCGATCATGCTTCCGGCAGTGACCGCCTGGCCGAGTGCGCCACGCACTACGGCTGGGCCGACGACACCATCGTGGTCAACCTGCAGGGCGATGAGCCGTTCGCGCCGCCCGCCGGCATCCGCGCGGTCGCGCAGGCCTTGGCCGATGACGATGCGCCGATGGCGACGCTGGCCACGCCGATCGCCGAGGCGCATGAGCTGTTCGACCCGCACGTGGTGAAGCTGGTGTGCGACGTCCGCGGCCGCGCGCTGTATTTCAGCCGGGCGCCGCTGCCGTGGGCGCGCGACGCCTTCGCGCTGAGCCGCGAGTCCCTGCCCGAGGGCGTGCCGTTCCTGCGTCACATCGGCATCTATGCCTACCGCGCGGGTTTCCTGAAGCGCTACGCCGCGCTGCCGCGCACGCCGCTGGAGCAGGCCGAGGCGCTGGAGCAGCTGCGCGTGCTCGAACACGGCCACGCCATCGCCGTGCGGCTGACACCCGAGCCGTTTCCGCCCGGCATCGACACCGAGGCGGATCTGGTCCGCGCCGAGCGCTGGCTCGATCGGTGAGTCAGCGCCGTCCGCGCAGCATGGCGACGAAGACGCCGGTCAGCGCGATACCCAGCACCAGGCCGATGCCCGCGCCCCACAGCGCGCCGCGATCGCCCCAGCCGAAATAGCCGACGGCGACGCCGAGCAGAAACACGATCGGAATCGGTAGACATCCCACGGAGGCAGCTCCTTGCACGAGGCTTGTCGTGGCGCCATCTTGGCCCTTGCCACGTGCAGGAAACGGCTAGAATTTCCCCATGCAGTCTGCCCCCTCCGTGCCCTTCGACGGCAAGGCCTTCGTCCGCACGCTCCCCAGTTCGCCCGGCGTCTACCGCTACTTCGATGCGGCGGGCGAGCTGCTCTACGTCGGCAAGGCCGGCAACCTGAAGAAGCGCGTCGGCAGCTATTTTTTAAAGCCGCGGATGGAACCGCGCATCGCCGCGATGATCGCGCAGATCGCCCGCTGCGAGATCACCGTGACCCGCACGGAAGGCGAGGCGCTGCTTTTGGAATCGCAGCTCATCAAGTCGCTCAAGCCGCGCTACAACATCATGTTGCGCGACGACAAGAGCTATCCGTACATCTATCTTTCCGGCGGCGAGGATTTTCCGCGGCTGGCTTTCCACCGCGGCGCGCGCAACCTGCCCGGCCGCTTCTTCGGGCCGTATCCCAGCGCCTTCGCGGTGCGCGAGAGCCTCAACCTGATGCAGAAGCTGTTCAAGGTGCGCCAGTGCGAGGACAGCTATTTCAGGAACCGCTCGCGGCCGTGCCTGCAATACCAGATCGGTCGCTGCACCGCCCCGTGCGTGGGGCTGATCGATGTCGAGACTTACCGCGAGGACGTGCGTCACGCCGAGATGTTCCTGGAAGGCCGCTCCAGCGCGGTGATCGACGAGCTCGCCGCGGCGATGGACGCGGCCAGCGCCAGGCTCGACTTCGAGCGCGCCGCCGCATTGCGCGATCAGGTCGCCGCGCTGCGCAAGCTGCAGGCCGAACACCACGTGCACGGCGCCAGCGCGGACATGGACGTGATCGCCTGCCGCATCGAGGCCGACCAGGCCTGCGTCAGCGTGCTGTTCTTCCGCAACGGCATCAGCCTGGGCACGCGCGATTTCTTTCCGCGCCTGCCGCTGGATGCGACGCCGGCGGACCTGCTGGCGCAATTCGTCGCGCAGTTCTACCTGGAGCGGCCGGTGCCGCGGGAGCTGGTGCTCGGCGCGCCGATCGCCGAGGCGGAGCTGCTCGCGCAGATGCTCGCCGAGCAGAGCGGCCATGCGGTGGCGATCAAGACCCGCGTGCGCGGCGAACGTGCGCAGTTCCTGCAACTGGCCGAGCGCAACGCGCAGGCCGCGCTCACCTCGCGGCTGGCCAGCCGGCAGACGCTGGGCGCGCGTTTCGCCGACCTCGCGCGCGTGCTGGAGCTGGAAGAACCGCCGCGGCGCATCGAGTGCTTCGACATCAGTCATACCCGCGGCGAGGCGACGGTCGCCTCGTGCGTGGTGTTCGGGCCGGAAGGGCCGGAAAAGTCGCACTACCGGCGCTTCAACATCGCCGGCATCACCCCGGGCGACGACTACGCGGCCATGCACCAGGCGCTCACCCGGCGCTTCCGCAAGGTGGCCGAGGGCGAGGGCGCGCGGCCGGACCTGCTGCTGATCGACGGCGGCAGCGGCCAGGTGGCGCAGGCGCTGGACGTGCTGCGGGAGCTGGGCGTCGATGGCGTGCGCGTGGTCGGCGTGGCCAAGGGGCCGGGCCGGCGTGCCGGCGAGGAGACCCTGGTGCTCGCCGATGCCGGACGCGAGCTCCACCCGGGCAGCGCCTCGCCGGCGTTGCATCTGGTCGCCGCGGTGCGCGACGAGGCCCATCGCTTCGCCATCGGCGGCCATCGCCGCCGCCGCGAGAAGGCGCGCACGCAAAGCGTGCTGGAAGAAGTCCCCGGCATCGGCGCGCGCCGCCGCGCGGCCCTGCTCAAGGCCTTCGGCGGCCTGGCCGGGGTCGAGGCCGCCGGCGTCGAGGAACTGAGCCGCATCAAGGGCATCGACCGCGGCCTGGCCGAACGCATCTACGCGGCCCTGCATGGCTGACCGGCCGCATGCCGTGTCAAACTCGACCCACGACGGACGCCTGCCATGCACATCAATCTGCCCACCTGGCTCACCCTGTTTCGTGTCGCCCTGCTGCCGGTGATGGTGCTGGTGTTCTACCTGCCGTTCCGCGGCCACAACCTCACCGCGGCCATCGTGTTCGTGCTCGCCGCGGTCACCGACTGGTTCGACGGCTTTCTCGCCCGTCGGCTCAACATGACTTCGGCCTTCGGTGCCTTCCTCGATCCGGTCGCCGACAAGCTGATGGTGACGGTGACCCTGTTCCTGCTGGTCGAGGCCCATCGCGACGGCTGGTCCGGCATCGTCATGGCGGTCACCGCGGCGGTGATCGTCGGCCGCGAGATCAGCGTGTCCGCATTGCGCGAATGGATGGCCGAACTGGGCCGGCGGGCGACGGTCAAGGTGGCCTTCATCGGCAAGCTCAAGACCGTGATGCAGATGGTCGCGCTGGTGGTGCTGATCCTGCAGCACGAAAAGGAAGCCAAGCTGCTCAGTCTGTACAACATCGGCGAGTGGCTGCTGGTGATCGCCGGCGCGCTCACCATCTGGTCGGGCCTGCATTACCTCCTCGCGGCCTGGCCCTACCTGCGCGAACCGATCGCCGACCGCGAGGCTTGACGCGCGGTCGGCAATCGCTAGAATCGCCGTTCCTACGCGGGAATAGCTCAGTTGGTAGAGCACGACCTTGCCAAGGTCGGGGTCGCGAGTTCGAGTCTCGTTTCCCGCTCCAATTTATGATCTACAGACTTCCACTGACGTCTGTAAGTCATTGAAAAGAGGAGCTTCGGCTCCTTTTTTCATTCCAGCGAAAGCCACGGAAGTCCACTGACAGCCACCATTTTTGAGGCCAAAAACAAGGCCAAAGAATGCGGGTCGTGCCGGTTCCGGGTTGTTGCTGGGGTTGGATCGGGATGACAAGCAGCATCGGGCCTAAGTCCAAGACTTAGGAGCTTGATGATGACACTCTCTGATCTGACCGTGCGGCAAGCCAAGGCCGCCGAGAAAACCTACAGCATCCCCGACACCGATGGCCTCGGCCTGGTGGTCGCCCGCACCGGCGGCAAGTCGTGGCATTTGCGCTATTACTGGCTCGGCAAGCAAAAGCGCATCTCCCTGGGGAACTACCCCGAGATCGGTTTGCGCGAAGCGCGCACCTTGCGCGACGAAGCCCGGGCGCTTCTGGCAAAGGGCGTCAACCCCCATACCGATCGGAAACAGAAGCGACACGCGGTCAAGCTTGCGGCCGACTACACCTTCAAGGCCGTCTTCGATGCGTGGGTCGAGCATCGCCGCAAGGAAATCAAGGAGGGCAGGAACAGCACGCTGTCGCAAATCCTGCGGATCTTCAACAAGGACGTGCTGCCTAGCCTCAAGCAGATGTCGATCTACGACATTCGCCGGCCCCAACTCCTGGGCGTCCTGGCGAGGATCGAGGAGCGCAAGGCGTTCACCACTGCCGAGAAGGTCCGCACCTGGCTGGGGCAGTTGTTCCGCTATGCCCTCGTCATCGTGGAGGGGCTGGAAGCCAATCCGGCCTCCGACCTGGACGTGGTGGCCGAGCCCAAGCCCCCGGTGAACCACAACCCCTACCTGCATCTTCCGGAGCTTCCCGAGTTCCTGCACAAGCTCAGGCTCTACAACCCTCGTGGTTGGCAGACCCAACTCGGCATCCGGCTGCTGTTCCTGACCGGCGTGCGTACCGGCGAGCTGCGGCTGGCGACCCCGGACCAGTTCGATCTCGACCGTGGCCTGTGGATCATCCCGCCGCAGATCGTCAAGCAACTCCAAGACGAGATGCGCAAGGCCGGCAAGCGCCCGCAGGACGTTCCGCCCTACATCGTGCCGTTGTCCGTGCAGGCCATCGAGATCGTGCGCTACCTGTTGGGTGTGATGAGGCCGGCCCAGGTCCATCTGCTCACGCACCGCAGCGAACTCAAGAAGCGCATCAGCGAGAACACCCTCAACGCGGCCTTGAAACGAATGGGCTACGAGGATCAACTGACCGGTCACGGCATCCGCGGAACCATCTCGACGGCGCTCAACGAGATCGGCTATCCCAAGATTTGGGTGGACGCGCAGCTTTCGCACTCGGACCCGAACAAGGTGAGTTCGGCCTACAACCACGCCAAGTATGTTGAGCCGCGCCGCCGGATGATGCAGGACTGGGCGGATCGTCTCGATCTGCTCGAACAGGGCCAAGTGGAAGCGGCCAGCGCGCACCTCACGATCCATATCGAGGGCGTGCCGGCCATGGCAGAGGAGGACAAGCCCAACACCATCGTCGCTGCTGCTTCTGCGGCATCCGTTCCGCCTGTGGTGGCCGAACCCATCGTCGTGACGCCAAACGACGGGGGAATCACATTCCAGCGACTGTCGCAGGTACCACCGCCCCCGACGCATGCGCCAGAGCCGGAGGTGTCTGTCATCCAGCGCGAGCGCGAGGAAATGCTGGTCATCTACGAATCGCCGAGCAGTCTGCCGGTCCCGCTGTTCGGCAAGTTGGCCGGGAAGTCCAAGGACCAGATCAACCGCGAGCTGAAGGCGGGCAAGCTGCTGTCCATCAGCTTGGGCAACCGCGGGCAACGCGTGCCCGACTGGCAGCTGGTACCCCTCAAGCACAAGCTGGCACAGGTGCTCATGAACCAGTGCCCGCATGCGGATCCGTGGGACCTGTACCGGATGCTGACCCGCCCACATCCGGACCTGGGTGATCGCGCAGCCATCGACATCGTGACACCAGGAAATTTGGGCATGGTCGTGCGGGTCATCGCGGGCACCCAGCAGCAGCCAAACAGGCCCGGACCTGACTCGTCTGTGCAAGGTATTCCAGAGGAGACTCGCCAGCGCATTCAACGGTTGCTAAATGATGCGGCAATGCTCGAAAGTGCCTGACGCTGTTGGCGCGCATCCAGAACTGACCCACTTTCGGCGGTGATGCGCGGGTAAAACTGACCCACCTGAAGCCCACATCCTGAGCATCTTTTGCTCGGGGGATTTCAGGAGTGATCACCATGGTCATGTTGGCCAAGATCCGGCGGATGCATTTCCGCGATGGCCTGCCGCTGCGCGAGATCGCCAAGCGCACGGGCCTATCCCGCAATACCATCCGGCGATGGCTGCGCAGCGGCCAGTCCGAGCCGGTCTATCCCAGGCGAGCCTCGCCCTCCCGGCTCGATCCCTACCGGTCCCAGTTGGAGACGTGGCTGCGTGCCGACAGCCATCGTCCCCGGCGGGAACAACGCACCGCCAAGGTGCTGTTCTCGCAGTTGCAGGCGATCGGCTATCCGGGCACCTACACCCGGGTGACGGCCTTCATCCGCCAGTGGAAGGCGGCCGGCGGCGCCAGCCGCCGCCCGGCCTTCGTGCCGTTGCACTTTCCTCCGGGTGAAGCCTTCCAGTTCGACTGGAGCCGCGAGTACGCCTTCGTCGGCAGCCACGCCAAGATGCCGCTGGATCTCGCCCACGTGAAGCTGGCCTGCAGCCGCGCCTTCTGGTTGGTGGCCTATCCCACCCAGAGCCACGAGATGCTGTTCGATGCTCATACCCAGGCGTTTACCGCCTTCGGTGGCGTGCCGCGCCGCGGCATCTACGACAACATGAAGACGGCGGTGGACGGGATCGGCCAGCACCGGGAACGGCGGGTCAACGCCCGCTTCCACGCCATGACCAGCCACTACCTGTTCGCCGCGGAGTTCTGCAACCGCGCCGCGGGTTGGGAGAAGGGGCGGGTCGAGAAGAACGTGCAGGACCGGCGCCGACAGATCTGGATCGAGGCCGGGGCCCGCCACTGGCCAGATCTGGACACCCTCAACGCCTGGCTCGCCAGCGAGTGCCGCGCCGCTTGGCCGATGCAGGCGCATCCGGATGCCTCCGACATCACCGTGGCCGAAGCTCTGGAGGACGAACAGCCCCACCTGATGCCGATGCCCGCGCCCTTCGACGGCTACATCGAGCGGCCGGTGCGGGTCAGTTCGACCGCGCTGGTCAGCTTCCAGCGCAACCGCTACAGCGTGCCGTGCGAACACGCCCACGCCGTCGCCAGCCTGCGCGTGTATCCCTTCGAACTGGCCGTGGTGGTCGGCGAGGCCGAGGTCGCCCGCCACCGGCGCAGCTTCGAGCGTGATCGGGTCCACTACGACTGGCAGCACTACATCGCCCTGGTCCAGCGCAAGCCGGGGGCACTGCGTGACGGCGCGCCGTTCCTGTCCATGCCCGATCCGCTGCGCAAGCTGCAGCAGGTGTTGCTGCGCCAGCCTCACGGCGACCGCGCCATGGCCCAGGTGCTGGCCGCCGTACCCGTGCACGGGCTCGAAGCGGTACTGGTGGCGGTGGAACTGGCACTCGAGTCCGGCCTGGTGCGCGCCGACCACGTGCTCAACGTGCTGGGGCGATTGCAGCATCCGGACCGCACGATCGAGACGGTCGCCTCGCGAGTGACGCTGCGTCATCCGCCGGTGTCCGATCCGGCCCGCTACGACGCCCTGCGGGAGGCAGATCATGTCGACGCCTGACCTGCCGCTGCGCATGCAGCAGCTCAAGCTGCACGGCATGGCCAGCCAGTGGCCCGAACTGCTGGCCAAGATGCGCCTGCACACCATGGAGCCCGAACACTGGATGGCCGAACTGCTGCAGGCCGAGTCCGCCGAACGGCAGGTTCGTGCCCAGGCCAACCAGATGAAGGCCGCACGTTTCCCCGTCCATCGTGACCTGCTCGGGTTCGACTTCGCGGCCAGTCCCGTTGATCGCGCACTGGTCGAACGACTCCACCAGGGTGACTTCATCCACACCCCCGAGAACGTCGTCCTTGTCGGTGGACCGGGCACCGGCAAGACCCACCTGGCCACCGCCATCGGCATCCAGGCCGTGCGCCAGCATCGCCTGCGCGTGCGCTTCTTCTCCACCATCGAACTGGTCAATGCGCTGGAGAAGGAACAGGCCCAGGGCAAGGCCGGGCAGATCGCCCTGCGCCTGACCTATGCCGACCTGGTCATCCTCGATGAACTGGGCTACCTGCCGTTCACCCCCTCAGGCGGCGCGCTGCTGTTCCACCTGATCAGCAAGCTCTACGAGCGCACCAGCCTCGCCATCACCACCAACTTGGCCTTCTCCGAATGGGGTCAGGTGTTCGGCGACGCCAAGATGACCACCGCGCTGCTGGATCGCATCACCCACCACTGCCACATCCTGGAGACCGGCAACGACTCCTGGCGGCTGCGCAACAGCACCGCCGCCAACAAGACCAAAGCCAGAATCAGGGCAAAGGAGGCCACCACCCAGACCACCAACTGATACCCTCAGCCCCGTACACCGGGTGGGTCAAAGTTCAACGCGCAGCCTGGGTCAGTTTTAAGTGCGCGCCAACAGACGTTGGCAGCGGGGGAGCCGCTGAGGTGGCCGGCGCGCCATTGGGCGACGCCCCATCCAACGGCAATACCGGCAGCAACCAGCGTCAAGCCGGCAAGGATGTTTCTCGAAGAGGTATTCATGGCGAGGGTCTCCACTCAGTCCGCGATCAGGCTGTTCAGTCGGGCGACGAGGCTGTCGCGCTGCGCTCCAAGGTCGATCAGACGCATGCGCGTCTCCAGCACCTGGGCGCGTGCACTGAGCACAGCGCTCAGGTCCCCCTTGGCGGATCGGTAGTTGCTCAATGCAAGCGCCGCTCGGTTCCGTACCAGTTGCAAGCCGGCGGTCTGCAGGCGGTCGATCTGGCTGTTCAACGCTTGGAGTTCGGCGGCGCTGTCGTCCAGCTCCTGCAAATGCCGCCGCGCCACGTCTTCGCGTTCGGCGTCCAGACGTTCCAACTCGTGCCGTTTTGCCTCGATCATGGGCACTTGGCGTCGATCCTTCTGCCAAGGCAGATCGAATGTCACCTGAAATGACACCATGTCGCCCCATCGGCGATCACGCCGGCTATAGGCTATCTCCCAGGCCCAATCGCCGCGGGTCTCTGATTGGGCTTCGCGGGACTCGGCCCGGGCCATGCTTTGCATCGCCGGATAGAGTTCAAGCTCCGCGTGATTCGCCAGTTCTGTGCGCAGTTGCGCGACGGGGCGAGTGAGCGGGCCTGGATCGCCTTGCAGTGCTTCGTCGGCCCTGGAGCCCACCCAGCGCCGCAACGCGGCCCTGGCCTTGGCCCGGTCCCGCTGTAGATCGTCACGGCGGTCCGTGAGTGTCAGCGCCTCCTGTTCCGCGACCAACAGATCGCCAGCCTGGGCGGTGCCGCCGGCGACGCGAGCGGGGAGACTGTCTTGCAGGCGCTGGTTCTCCGCGAGCAGTTCCGTCAGCAGTATCTCCCGTTGCTCCACCGCCTGCGCGGCGATCCACGCCAGGCTGAGTTCCTGGCGGATCTGCAATCGCTGCAAAACCAGCGCCGCGCGTTCTCGATCCACACGCGCCTGCGCGCTGGCGACCTGGGCGTCGCGCTTGGCCCTGTTGGGCACTTCCTGCATGAGCGCCAAGCGCTGCATCGTCATGGATTCGCGCGTCATGCTCCAGCGATCCATGCCGCTGATGGGGTAGTTTTCGATGCCGAGCGAGAGCTTGGGGTCGGGCAGCGAGCCTGCTGCCTTCTGCACGGATTCGGCGACGTTAACCTGCAACTGCTGCGCGCTTATGCGTGGGCTCTGCTGCTCCGCGATAAGGCGTGCCTCAGCAAAATCGAGGGCGTAGGCTACAGGCGAGACAAGCGCACTGCCCGCCAACGCGATGCTGATAGCTTTCAGACGATGCACTCGCATCGAGGCCGGCGTTGTGCCTCGGCCGTACGCCGACGGGCGCCCCTCGGGGGCGCCAAAAAAGGGAGTAAACATGGTTGTCCTCGGAATTGGTATTCACGAAATCACGTGGTCTGCCGCATCGGTGCGCGGCGAGCACGGACACATAAATCAATTCCGCAGGACTTGGAACGTGAGGTAGATCGGCGGAAAGCCCGCGCGGGGATTGGGAGGAATGTAGGTAACGTGCCGCCTGAGAACGTGTTCAAAGTCTCGCCCTCTTGATGTGAGAAGCTCGCTGGGTGAGAAAAGGCTACCCCAGCGACATCAAGCGCGAGCAGTTCGAGGTGATCCGGCCATTGCTGGAGAGTGCGCGCAGAAAGACTGCCCCACGCAAAGTGGAGCTGTACGAGGTGTTCTGCGCCGTGCTGTACCTGCTGCGCACGGGCTGTCAGTGGCGGGCACTGCCCAGCGACTTTCCCAAATGGCGCACCGTGCACTCGTACTTTGCCATCTGGAGCGAGCCACGCGAGGGTGGCAGCCTGCTGGAGCAGGCATTAAAAAAATCAGGTTGGCGCGGCCCGCGAGAAACTGGGGCGCAACGCCTGCAGCACGCTCTTGATCGTGGACGCGCAGAGCGTGAAGAACACGGACACGGCGGGCTTGAAGGGCTATGACGCAGGCAAGAAGGTCTCGGGCATCAAGCGCCACATCGCGGTGGACACCCAGGGATTGCCGCATGCGATAGCGGTGACCACGGCCGAGGTGACGGACCGCAAAGGCGCACTGCAGGCGCTACAGCGCTGCAAGCCCCGGTTGAGCCGGCTACAAAGCCTGCTGTGCGATGCAGGCTACATCGGTCGGCCGTTCGCGCAAGGCGTGCAGCAGATTCTGGGAGGGCATGTGACGGTGCAGATCGCCAAGAGAAGCGAGCTTCACACTTTCAAAGTGATGCCCAAGCGCTGGGTCGTGGAACGCAGCTTTGCCTGGCTGGACAAGAACAGGAGGCTGTGGAAGAACTGCGAGCGATGGCTCAACACCAGCCTGCAGTTCGTCCACTTGGCATTCTTGGTGCTCTTGCTCAAAAGACTTTGAACACGCTCTGAGGGCTACCCGGTCGAGAACCAACCCGGGCAGCGAGTTGGCGAGCCACATCACGTGCGCCGCGAGAAACTGAATGTCCAGCCCCTGCCATGAAAGCGCCGACTCCCGATCGCCACTGCAATGAGCGTGGCACAACTGTGGCGCTTCGCTGTCCATGGAATCAGGCATGCCGGTGCAATCCGACATTGGCAACTTGTCAGCCTGCTGCATCGAGATCGTGGCACGCATTTGCGTGGTTTCCACAGATGCCCTCGGGTCTGGCTTGGGACAGACGTACATCGCCATCGCAACCTGCGAGAAAAGCAAGGTTACGACTAGGCCGCTGGTAATCCAGCGGCTCCATCTTGCGAGAAGGCGCCTTAAGCCGATCATGCGGACATACTATTGGAAGTTGTAGGGAGTTGAATTGATCAAGGTCAGTTTCCAGGATGAATTGATGCGTCTGGACGGCGCCTTGGCCCGAACCGGCACCCGCTGCAAATCCACCGGCAAGGGCGGGCACCGCACGTGGTTGTCATGCTTTACGCGCCTCGGCAACTCGCAAGGCTCTAAGCTCAAATCGATCAGCTACAAGATTCGTCTGTCCCGAGAGTCGCTGCAGGTGCGTAATGACCTCGTAGGGGCCATCGGCTATTGGGCGCGTGCAGATTCCGTGACCTGCCCCCTTTCTCAGGGCCACTAGCTACTTAGTAGAGTCCAGGTTGGGGAGCATACCGCTCCGGTGGGTCAGGTTTCGATCAGCGGTCGAACCAGTCAAGGCACCTTCGTTGCGCAGCGCGGCGGCGAACTCGGCAGGCGTGCATTTGGGCAGTGAGCTGTGCGGACGCACCTCGTTGTAGTCCTTGCGCCAGATGGCGATTACCGCCCGTGCGTGCTCGAGCGAGATAAACCAGTTTTCGTTCAAGCATTCGTCCCGGAACTTGCCGTTGAAGCTCTCCACATAGGCGTTCTGCGTGGGTTTCCCTGGCTGGGTCAGCACAAGCGTCACGCCGTTGGCGGTCGCCCACTGGTCCAGCGCCCGGCCGGTAAACTCGGGTCCCTGGTCGGTCCTGATCGCCGCGGGGTAGCCGCGGAAACGGCATACCGCATCCAGGATGTCGGCCACGTTCTGGCCATTTATCCTCCGGCCGACGGCGATTTCCACCGCTTCCTTGGTGCAATCGTCCACCACCGTCAGGCACTTGATCGGGCGCCCGTTGGCCAGGGCGTCGAAGACGAAGTCCATCGACCAGGTGTGGTTGGGCCCCGACGGCAGCTGCAGCGGACGGCGCTCGACGGCCACGCGATCGCGCTTGCGGCGCTTGCGCACCGCCAGGCCAGCGTTGCGGTACAGCCGGTAGATTCGCTTGTGGTTGGCGATCCAGCCCTCCCGTTCCAGCAGGATGTGCAGCCGTCGGTAGCCGAACCGGCGACGTTCGCCCGCCAACGCAACGAGCCTGGCCTGCAACGGCGCGTTCGCCATGCGCGGCTGGTAGTGCAACACGCTGCGTGACAAGCCCAGTGCCCGGCAGGCCCGCCGCTCCGACAGGCCCAGCTTCGCCCGCACGTCCGCGACGGCAGCCCGTCGCGTCGGCGGGCTCAGTATTTTCCCCGCGCCACGATCCTCAGCGCTTCGTTGTCCAACATCGACTCGGCCAACAGCTTTTTGAGCCGCGCGTTCTCCGCTTCCAGTGCCTTCAGGCGCTTGGCGTCGGGCACATCCATGCCGCCGAACTTGCGCCGCCACAGGTAGAACGACGCGTCACTGAAGCCGTGCTTGCGGCAAAGCTCCTTGACCGGCGTGCCGGCGGCCGCCTGCTTCAGGAAGCCGATGATCTGCTCTTCGGTGTATCGCTTCTTCATGTCCGTCCTCTTGTGAGACGGACTCTACTAAGATCAGGTTGGCCCGGAAAACGGGGGGCAGGTCACGACGTCGAAGCGCCGTTTGTAGAGGCCCGTAATGAGATCGCTCGCCGTAACCTCATTAAATTCCATAGAAACTTCGGGCTCCTCCGCGCGCTGCAGGGCAAGCAATGCAGCTAGGTACGAAGAGGCCACACCAGGCGCTATGGCGAGCCTGAGCTGTGGGCGTGGGCTGGTGGCGTCGTGCATGAGAGGCCCCAAGAAGCGATAAGACAAGGATGGAAAGTCTTCATGATAGCTAGTTTGAGTTAAACTTAACGTGGTTAAATTGTTTGGACTGTTCGACGCTTCCAAGGATGGAGAAGCGAACTGTCCGACGAGGCCGTCCCCCAGGAACTACCACTTTCGACGCCGAGCCAGCGTTGGCATTCGGAGCGGCCGTTCGTGTCGCCCGCCTGACGCAAGGTGTTGCTCAGGAAGAACTGGCTGCGAAAGCAGGGATCGAGCGATCGCACATGGGCAAAATAGAGCGTGGGGAGCACATGCCCACTCTCGCTCTGATCTTAAGAATCGCCGCCGGACTCAAGCTCAGTGCTGCGGAACTCGTCAGCGCAGCCGAACGCAATCTTCGTGCCGCGGCGCACGATTCAGATAGGCATTGACGCTTTAGTCACCCGGAGGTCCTCGCAGACGTTCGATGAAGCGATCCAGCGAAACCGATGAGTTGCTGCTTTCTGGCCGAAGCAGATAGGTTGTGATTACCGCCGTGTCCTGCGCCAGAGGGCGAATCACCACGTCCGGCCTCTGGCTGATGGGAATCTTGGTCGCCGTCATGAAACCAATCCCATAGCCTGCGCCGACGAGCGTTAGCATCATGTCCAGCGACGACACTTCTTCGACAACGTTGAGTCTGTGTTCCAGAACCTGTA
The DNA window shown above is from Aerosticca soli and carries:
- a CDS encoding CZB domain-containing protein: MDLKDAIDKHVSWKVKLRSAITKQEKLDAATIARDDCCELGRWLYGEGRSKYAALPAFAQCVEKHRRFHAEAGQVAEAINAGLYTQAEGLLGAGSPYSQATNETCNAIRLLKKEAGI
- the uvrC gene encoding excinuclease ABC subunit UvrC — its product is MQSAPSVPFDGKAFVRTLPSSPGVYRYFDAAGELLYVGKAGNLKKRVGSYFLKPRMEPRIAAMIAQIARCEITVTRTEGEALLLESQLIKSLKPRYNIMLRDDKSYPYIYLSGGEDFPRLAFHRGARNLPGRFFGPYPSAFAVRESLNLMQKLFKVRQCEDSYFRNRSRPCLQYQIGRCTAPCVGLIDVETYREDVRHAEMFLEGRSSAVIDELAAAMDAASARLDFERAAALRDQVAALRKLQAEHHVHGASADMDVIACRIEADQACVSVLFFRNGISLGTRDFFPRLPLDATPADLLAQFVAQFYLERPVPRELVLGAPIAEAELLAQMLAEQSGHAVAIKTRVRGERAQFLQLAERNAQAALTSRLASRQTLGARFADLARVLELEEPPRRIECFDISHTRGEATVASCVVFGPEGPEKSHYRRFNIAGITPGDDYAAMHQALTRRFRKVAEGEGARPDLLLIDGGSGQVAQALDVLRELGVDGVRVVGVAKGPGRRAGEETLVLADAGRELHPGSASPALHLVAAVRDEAHRFAIGGHRRRREKARTQSVLEEVPGIGARRRAALLKAFGGLAGVEAAGVEELSRIKGIDRGLAERIYAALHG
- the kdsB gene encoding 3-deoxy-manno-octulosonate cytidylyltransferase; the encoded protein is MPQGAPFIVAIPARYGSTRLPGKPLRTIAGVPMVVRVAERALQAGAAQVLVATDDARIAGALAGRGVEVCMTRADHASGSDRLAECATHYGWADDTIVVNLQGDEPFAPPAGIRAVAQALADDDAPMATLATPIAEAHELFDPHVVKLVCDVRGRALYFSRAPLPWARDAFALSRESLPEGVPFLRHIGIYAYRAGFLKRYAALPRTPLEQAEALEQLRVLEHGHAIAVRLTPEPFPPGIDTEADLVRAERWLDR
- a CDS encoding tyrosine-type recombinase/integrase, giving the protein MMTLSDLTVRQAKAAEKTYSIPDTDGLGLVVARTGGKSWHLRYYWLGKQKRISLGNYPEIGLREARTLRDEARALLAKGVNPHTDRKQKRHAVKLAADYTFKAVFDAWVEHRRKEIKEGRNSTLSQILRIFNKDVLPSLKQMSIYDIRRPQLLGVLARIEERKAFTTAEKVRTWLGQLFRYALVIVEGLEANPASDLDVVAEPKPPVNHNPYLHLPELPEFLHKLRLYNPRGWQTQLGIRLLFLTGVRTGELRLATPDQFDLDRGLWIIPPQIVKQLQDEMRKAGKRPQDVPPYIVPLSVQAIEIVRYLLGVMRPAQVHLLTHRSELKKRISENTLNAALKRMGYEDQLTGHGIRGTISTALNEIGYPKIWVDAQLSHSDPNKVSSAYNHAKYVEPRRRMMQDWADRLDLLEQGQVEAASAHLTIHIEGVPAMAEEDKPNTIVAAASAASVPPVVAEPIVVTPNDGGITFQRLSQVPPPPTHAPEPEVSVIQREREEMLVIYESPSSLPVPLFGKLAGKSKDQINRELKAGKLLSISLGNRGQRVPDWQLVPLKHKLAQVLMNQCPHADPWDLYRMLTRPHPDLGDRAAIDIVTPGNLGMVVRVIAGTQQQPNRPGPDSSVQGIPEETRQRIQRLLNDAAMLESA
- the pgsA gene encoding CDP-diacylglycerol--glycerol-3-phosphate 3-phosphatidyltransferase yields the protein MHINLPTWLTLFRVALLPVMVLVFYLPFRGHNLTAAIVFVLAAVTDWFDGFLARRLNMTSAFGAFLDPVADKLMVTVTLFLLVEAHRDGWSGIVMAVTAAVIVGREISVSALREWMAELGRRATVKVAFIGKLKTVMQMVALVVLILQHEKEAKLLSLYNIGEWLLVIAGALTIWSGLHYLLAAWPYLREPIADREA